A portion of the Macaca mulatta isolate MMU2019108-1 chromosome 4, T2T-MMU8v2.0, whole genome shotgun sequence genome contains these proteins:
- the H2BC2 gene encoding histone H2B type 1-A-like, with protein sequence MNMLQLASKGTTTSKKGFKKAVAKTQKKEGKKRKRCCKESYFIYIYKVLKQVHPDTAISSKAMSMMNSFVSDIFERITGEASLLAHYDKHSTITSREIQTAMRLLLPGELAKHAVLEGTKAVTKYTSSK encoded by the coding sequence ATGAACATGCTGCAGCTTGCTTCAAAGGGCACTACAACTTCCAAAAAGGGCTTCAAGAAGGCAGTCGCTAAAACTCAAAAGAAGGAGGGTAAAAAGCGCAAGAGATGCTGCAAAGAGagctattttatttacatttacaaGGTGCTAAAGCAGGTCCACCCGGACACTGCAATCTCTTCCAAGGCCATGAGTATGATGAATTCTTTTGTTAGTGACATTTTTGAGCGCATTACAGGTGAGGCTTCCCTCCTGGCGCATTATGACAAGCACTCGACCATCACCTCCAGGGAGATCCAGACGGCCATGCGCTTGCTGCTGCCCGGGGAACTAGCCAAGCATGCTGTGTTGGAGGGCACCAAGGCTGTCACCAAGTACACCAGCTCCAAGTAA
- the H2AC1 gene encoding histone H2A type 1-A, producing MSGRGKQGGKARAKAKSRSSRAGLQFPVGRIHRLLRKGNYAERIGAGAPVYLAAVLEYLTAEILELAGNASRDNKKTRIIPRHLQLAIRNDEELNKLLGGVTIAQGGVLPNIQAVLLPKKTESHHHKAQSK from the coding sequence ATGTCTGGACGAGGAAAGCAGGGAGGAAAAGCACGCGCCAAGGCTAAGTCTCGCTCCTCTAGAGCAGGCTTGCAGTTTCCTGTAGGTCGAATTCACCGTCTACTCCGTAAGGGAAACTATGCAGAGCGGATAGGGGCAGGCGCCCCAGTATACTTGGCGGCGGTGTTAGAATATCTGACAGCAGAAATTCTTGAATTGGCTGGCAATGCATCTCGTGATAACAAGAAAACTCGTATTATTCCCCGCCACCTGCAGCTAGCCATCCGCAATGACGAGGAACTCAATAAGCTCTTAGGCGGCGTGACCATTGCACAGGGCGGGGTCCTGCCCAACATTCAAGCAGTGCTGCTGCCCAAGAAGACCGAGAGTCACCACCATAAAGCCCAAAGCAAGTAA
- the H2BC1 gene encoding histone H2B type 1-A: MPELSSKGATISKKGFKKAVVKTQKKEGKKRKRTRKESYSIYIYKVLKQVHPDTGISSKAMSIMNSFVTDIFERIASEASRLAHYNKRSTISSREIQTAVRLLLPGELAKHAVSEGTKAVTKYTSSK; this comes from the coding sequence ATGCCGGAGTTATCATCTAAAGGTGCTACAATTTCCAAGAAAGGCTTTAAGAAAGCAGTCGTTAAGACGCAGAAGAAGGAAGGCAAAAAACGCAAGAGAACCCGTAAGGAGAGCTATTCTATTTACATCTACAAGGTGCTGAAACAGGTCCATCCAGATACTGGAATCTCTTCCAAAGCCATGAGTATCATGAATTCCTTCGTCACTGATATCTTTGAGCGTATAGCGAGTGAGGCATCACGCTTGGCTCACTACAACAAACGCTCCACCATCTCCTCCAGAGAGATCCAGACGGCAGTGCGGTTACTACTGCCGGGAGAGCTGGCTAAACATGCTGTGTCTGAGGGCACCAAAGCTGTCACTAAGTACACCAGCTCCAAGTAA